Proteins encoded by one window of Anopheles maculipalpis chromosome 2RL, idAnoMacuDA_375_x, whole genome shotgun sequence:
- the LOC126567298 gene encoding uncharacterized protein LOC126567298 has product MIFVIAILAFLCHAEAQNIATNNNELLFIISCPRLSENILNKIQVYGINNIGKQIHVPHPYYLSHKSQMFTVASLDKDFYNTEDLQEDNSSCIPAIMKGQPASSDFVSNPPTQEVHPFGSHLILRVAYKRETLLAHSSSHMKIYPLLFSWKG; this is encoded by the exons ATGATCTTCGTGATAGCGATACTGGC ATTCCTATGCCATGCCGAGGCACAAAATATAGCGACGAATAACAATGAATTATTGTTTATAATAAGTTGTCCTAGATTAAGCGAAAACATACTGAACAAAATCCAAGTCTATGGCATAAATAACATAGGAAAACAGATCCACGTTCCTCATCCCTATTACCTTTCCCATAAATCGCAAATGTTTACTGTCGCATCACTGGATAAGGACTTTTATAATACGGAAGATCTACAAGAAGACAACTCGTCGTGCATACCGGCAATTATGAAGGGACAACCAGCATCTAGCGATTTTGTATCGAATCCACCAACACAAGAAGTTCATCCGTTTGGTTCACATCTGATACTACGTGTGGCATACAAAAGAGAAACCTTACTGGCTCATTCATCGTCACATATGAAGatt tatCCTCTTCTCTTCTCGTGGAAGGGATAG